One Methylocaldum marinum DNA window includes the following coding sequences:
- a CDS encoding DUF3782 domain-containing protein: MTAVADDIWAILRELAESQKETDRKFRETDRKFQETDRKFQETDRKFQETDRKLKEVMGGIGKLGNRLGDFIEDAVRPAAVRLFRARGIDVHEVHQNVIAQRDEGGIEIDLLAVNDTDVVAIECKSNLSRDDVDEHLERLGKLKTLLPSYAGKRVLGAVAALRIPDPVARYAYRRGLFVIGQNGGHLEIRNDGNFTPMVW; this comes from the coding sequence ATGACCGCTGTCGCCGATGATATTTGGGCTATTTTGCGTGAACTCGCCGAGTCGCAAAAAGAGACAGATCGCAAGTTCCGGGAGACCGACCGTAAGTTCCAGGAGACCGATCGCAAGTTCCAGGAGACCGATCGCAAGTTCCAGGAGACCGATCGCAAGCTCAAAGAGGTGATGGGGGGCATCGGCAAACTCGGTAACCGTTTGGGCGACTTCATCGAAGATGCGGTGCGGCCTGCCGCCGTGCGCCTGTTTCGGGCGCGGGGCATCGACGTGCATGAAGTGCATCAGAACGTCATCGCTCAGCGGGACGAGGGCGGTATCGAGATCGATCTGTTGGCGGTCAACGATACCGATGTGGTCGCCATCGAATGCAAGAGCAACCTAAGCCGGGACGACGTCGACGAACACCTGGAGCGCCTTGGCAAATTGAAGACGCTGTTGCCGAGCTACGCGGGCAAACGGGTGCTGGGCGCGGTAGCCGCGCTGAGGATTCCGGACCCGGTGGCGCGCTATGCCTACCGCAGGGGTTTATTCGTGATCGGCCAAAACGGCGGCCACCTCGAAATTCGCAACGACGGAAATTTTACCCCCATGGTCTGGTAG
- a CDS encoding alpha/beta fold hydrolase, producing the protein MATTTIRSSGKAPLFVAHPVKRKIPAGPLPTPFDFVGNLRTAEGATIRYGIARPADGAKRGSVLLLQGRAECLEKYREIVEGLTARGLYVYSFDWHGQGLSERFSKGRKKVDVKSFDDYLEDIALFIREVWCSPGAKAYVIAHSTGGHVALRFMAERRLKVDGAVLCAPMIDLKTKGWPRWFAPILVGTAAGMGFADREIPGEQANLPSLRRFEGNALTSDPVRFRILPELVKSNPKLERRGATYRWVRSAFTSIAKLNARGVAESINTPVTILIGDDDRIVDAEAAKRFARRLPKGRLQQLYGARHEIMMESDAILSLFWQAVDSMTETPGIELQTAAGL; encoded by the coding sequence GTGGCTACGACAACAATTCGTTCATCCGGAAAAGCACCCCTGTTTGTTGCCCACCCGGTCAAGCGAAAGATACCCGCCGGCCCGTTGCCCACGCCGTTCGATTTCGTCGGAAATTTGCGGACGGCCGAAGGCGCGACCATCCGTTACGGTATCGCCCGTCCCGCGGACGGAGCGAAACGGGGATCGGTGCTGCTGCTCCAGGGGCGCGCCGAGTGCCTGGAGAAATACCGGGAAATCGTCGAAGGCCTTACCGCCAGGGGGCTTTACGTATATTCCTTCGACTGGCACGGGCAAGGGCTTTCCGAGCGCTTCTCCAAGGGCCGCAAAAAAGTCGACGTGAAGTCCTTCGACGATTATCTGGAAGACATCGCCTTGTTCATCCGGGAAGTCTGGTGTTCTCCGGGCGCGAAGGCATATGTCATTGCCCACTCCACGGGCGGGCACGTTGCCTTGCGATTCATGGCGGAGCGGCGCTTGAAAGTCGATGGGGCCGTGCTTTGCGCGCCCATGATCGATCTGAAAACCAAAGGCTGGCCGCGCTGGTTCGCCCCGATTCTGGTCGGTACCGCCGCCGGCATGGGGTTTGCCGACCGCGAGATTCCGGGCGAGCAGGCAAATCTTCCTTCGCTGCGCCGGTTCGAGGGCAATGCCTTGACCAGCGATCCGGTGCGCTTTCGGATCTTGCCGGAGCTCGTCAAGTCCAATCCGAAGCTGGAACGCCGCGGCGCCACTTATCGCTGGGTGCGGTCGGCGTTCACGTCGATAGCCAAGCTGAATGCGCGGGGAGTCGCGGAATCCATCAATACACCGGTGACGATACTGATCGGTGACGACGACAGAATCGTCGATGCCGAGGCGGCAAAACGCTTTGCGCGCCGGTTGCCGAAAGGCCGATTGCAGCAACTGTACGGAGCGCGCCACGAAATCATGATGGAAAGCGATGCCATTCTGAGCCTGTTCTGGCAGGCCGTGGACAGCATGACGGAAACTCCCGGGATCGAGCTGCAGACGGCCGCCGGGCTTTGA
- a CDS encoding thioredoxin domain-containing protein, with protein MDSIHRNRLSSETSPYLLQHADNPVDWYPWGEEALEKARKEDKPILLSIGYSACHWCHVMAHESFEDEATAAVMNEQFVNIKVDREERPDLDKIYQLAHQIITRRPGGWPLTMFLNPHNQLPFFGGTYFPNTARYQLPAFRTLLEQIAEYYRRRRQDLNEHGKSFADILQSIRQGEEAEAPDASVLIRAKRELESNFDTVNGGFGGAPKFPQVSNLEFLLHLWLQNPHEHASGLRILTTTLAKMAEGGIYDHLGGGFARYSVDAAWQIPHFEKMLYDNAVLLSLYAEAWQSTRAPMFAKVVEETAEWVIREMQSPEGGFYSSLDADSEGEEGKYYVWDREEIRELLPPDEYAVAELHYGLDQAPNFEGQWHLHVETSLPEVAGVLGIEPAEAERRLAAARSALFQARENRVRPGRDDKVLTAWNGLMIKGLAAAGRLLECKAWIDAAERAFEFLRRELCVDEDRLLATYKDGRAHLNGYLDDYAFLLDAGLELLQCEWRTDRLNWLLKLADQLLSRFEDRERGGFFFTSDDHEELIQRPKALMDESMPSGNGVAALALLRLGHLVGDYRYTEAAERTLQAATPSVRQYPHAHGALLSAMLESLHPPQFVVLRGQPEVLRAWTAAARDAQASGTRRLVFAISAEEPSLPGILAERRVEPGEVAYVCEGMSCLAPILSLQDFRDFLQTPAETTP; from the coding sequence ATGGACTCCATTCACAGAAACCGTCTGAGTTCCGAAACCAGTCCCTATTTATTGCAACATGCCGACAATCCGGTCGACTGGTACCCTTGGGGCGAAGAAGCGCTCGAAAAAGCCCGCAAGGAAGACAAACCGATCTTGCTGTCCATCGGATACTCGGCCTGCCACTGGTGCCACGTCATGGCTCACGAATCGTTCGAGGATGAAGCCACCGCGGCGGTGATGAACGAGCAGTTCGTCAACATCAAGGTGGACCGCGAAGAACGGCCGGATCTGGACAAGATCTATCAGCTGGCGCATCAAATCATCACCCGCCGTCCCGGCGGCTGGCCGCTGACCATGTTCCTCAATCCGCACAATCAGTTACCGTTCTTCGGCGGCACCTATTTCCCGAATACCGCCCGTTATCAACTGCCGGCATTCCGTACCCTGCTGGAACAGATCGCCGAATACTATCGTCGTCGCCGACAAGATCTCAATGAACACGGCAAGAGTTTTGCCGATATCCTGCAATCCATTAGACAAGGAGAAGAGGCGGAAGCTCCGGACGCAAGCGTCCTGATCCGGGCAAAGCGCGAGCTGGAGTCGAATTTCGACACCGTCAACGGTGGATTCGGCGGCGCGCCGAAGTTTCCTCAGGTGTCCAATCTCGAATTTCTTCTGCACTTATGGCTTCAGAATCCGCACGAACATGCCTCGGGGCTACGGATACTGACTACGACGCTCGCCAAAATGGCGGAAGGCGGGATCTACGATCACCTCGGCGGCGGGTTCGCCCGTTATTCCGTGGACGCCGCCTGGCAGATTCCCCATTTCGAGAAGATGCTTTACGACAATGCCGTGCTACTGTCGCTCTATGCCGAAGCCTGGCAATCGACCCGAGCGCCCATGTTCGCGAAGGTCGTCGAAGAAACCGCGGAATGGGTGATACGGGAAATGCAATCGCCGGAAGGCGGCTTTTACTCGAGTCTGGATGCGGATTCCGAAGGCGAGGAAGGCAAGTATTACGTGTGGGACCGGGAAGAAATCAGAGAGCTGCTCCCGCCCGATGAATATGCCGTGGCGGAACTCCATTACGGCCTGGATCAGGCACCTAATTTCGAGGGACAGTGGCATTTGCACGTGGAAACGTCCTTGCCGGAGGTCGCGGGCGTTCTGGGCATCGAGCCGGCGGAAGCCGAGCGTAGGCTGGCAGCGGCGCGCTCCGCCCTGTTCCAGGCCCGCGAAAACCGCGTCAGGCCGGGACGCGACGACAAAGTGCTGACGGCATGGAACGGCCTGATGATCAAGGGTTTGGCCGCCGCCGGCCGCTTGCTGGAATGCAAGGCTTGGATCGACGCGGCAGAGCGGGCCTTCGAGTTTCTGCGCCGGGAGCTTTGTGTCGATGAGGACCGGCTGCTGGCAACCTATAAGGATGGCAGAGCCCATTTGAACGGGTATCTGGACGATTATGCGTTTCTGCTCGACGCCGGCCTGGAACTGTTGCAGTGCGAGTGGCGGACGGACCGCCTGAATTGGCTTTTGAAACTGGCCGACCAGCTACTGTCGCGCTTCGAAGATCGCGAACGAGGCGGGTTCTTCTTCACCTCCGACGATCACGAAGAACTGATCCAACGCCCCAAAGCACTGATGGACGAATCCATGCCTTCGGGCAACGGCGTGGCCGCGCTGGCCCTGCTCCGGCTCGGACATCTGGTGGGCGATTACCGCTATACCGAGGCCGCGGAACGTACGCTGCAAGCCGCGACGCCGTCGGTGCGCCAATATCCCCATGCCCACGGCGCCCTGCTGAGCGCGATGCTGGAATCGCTGCATCCGCCGCAATTCGTCGTGCTGAGAGGACAGCCCGAAGTGCTCCGGGCCTGGACAGCCGCGGCGCGGGATGCGCAGGCTTCAGGCACTCGACGCCTGGTGTTCGCTATTTCCGCCGAGGAACCATCCCTGCCCGGAATTTTGGCCGAGCGCCGGGTGGAACCGGGGGAAGTCGCTTATGTGTGCGAAGGTATGAGCTGCCTCGCACCCATCCTGTCTTTGCAGGACTTCCGTGACTTTCTGCAAACGCCTGCCGAAACGACGCCGTAG
- a CDS encoding phospholipase D-like domain-containing protein: MNEAKSSLRADASISKPKKAASSPVNQPETVSASPLEERLYVRGDEFFIDMVRDINAAVREVRLETYIFELDSVGRAFIAALSHAHQRGVRVHLLVDGVGLPLVGGRLLAALEEAGFPFRIFHPIPWFFRHWRHMAGGRAVPPRFLQLLLRLNNRNHRKVSTIDRRIAWIGSFNVSALHLPAAHGGEEWRDTAVRVENIDTLALVNAFRRAWNPWRWRPLGHSAPLRSPFRLNNTRRQRRGRMRDLLRRIGRSKQRIWITNAYFVPDERLLQELNRAARRGVDVRIILPSISDVFFMPWTSATFYGNLLEHGVKIYEYQPGVLHAKTIIIDDWMTVGSSNMNSRSLRHDLEVDYVLSQTDTKAALASAFLRDLKHSTEISSSAYPNRPLWQRVLAHLILFAKYWI, from the coding sequence GTGAACGAAGCCAAATCTAGTCTCCGCGCCGATGCCTCGATCAGCAAGCCAAAAAAGGCGGCATCATCGCCTGTAAATCAGCCGGAAACCGTATCGGCATCGCCGCTTGAAGAACGGCTTTATGTTCGCGGGGACGAATTTTTCATCGATATGGTGCGCGACATCAACGCCGCTGTCAGGGAGGTTCGGCTCGAAACGTATATTTTCGAACTGGACTCGGTCGGACGCGCATTCATCGCGGCTTTGAGCCACGCGCATCAAAGAGGCGTCAGGGTGCACCTCCTGGTGGACGGAGTCGGACTGCCGCTGGTTGGAGGACGGCTGCTCGCGGCTCTGGAAGAGGCCGGGTTTCCGTTCCGGATATTCCATCCGATTCCGTGGTTCTTCCGCCATTGGCGGCACATGGCGGGAGGCCGGGCGGTGCCGCCGCGATTTTTGCAATTGTTGCTGCGGCTCAACAACCGCAACCATCGAAAGGTATCCACGATCGATCGAAGGATCGCCTGGATCGGCAGTTTCAACGTCTCCGCATTGCATCTGCCGGCCGCGCATGGCGGAGAAGAGTGGCGGGACACCGCGGTACGCGTCGAAAACATCGATACTCTGGCGCTGGTGAATGCGTTCCGGCGCGCCTGGAATCCGTGGCGCTGGCGTCCTCTCGGACACTCGGCACCGCTGCGATCGCCGTTCCGCCTGAACAACACCCGGCGCCAACGCCGCGGGCGCATGAGAGATCTGTTGCGGCGGATCGGCCGGAGCAAGCAGCGAATCTGGATCACCAACGCCTACTTCGTCCCGGACGAACGTCTTCTGCAAGAACTCAACCGTGCCGCGCGACGGGGCGTCGACGTTCGTATCATTCTGCCCTCGATTTCCGATGTCTTCTTCATGCCATGGACCTCGGCGACGTTCTACGGAAACCTGCTGGAACATGGGGTAAAAATTTACGAGTACCAGCCTGGCGTTCTGCACGCCAAGACCATCATCATCGACGATTGGATGACGGTGGGTTCGAGCAACATGAACTCGCGGAGTCTACGGCACGATCTGGAAGTCGACTACGTACTGAGCCAAACCGATACCAAGGCCGCCTTGGCATCCGCTTTCCTGAGGGATTTGAAGCACTCCACGGAGATTTCGTCCTCGGCTTACCCGAATCGCCCCTTGTGGCAGCGGGTTCTGGCTCACTTGATTCTTTTCGCGAAGTATTGGATTTGA